A genomic segment from Alteribacillus bidgolensis encodes:
- a CDS encoding NlpC/P60 family protein, with protein MKVGKYLFSFFLVIFIYMPVTSAGSNPFSDVTEDFWAEEEIEFLAEKGIISGYDDGTFRPNESVIRSQAASMIVEALGLDTTDRPPSDFSDIDENFHAYKMAATVQDEGIITGRDGAFMPNDTLTRGQMAAVLNRSFDFSNGQVYFADINEDYVFYQDIANIAKARVTTGYEKGNTFRPNGNTTRAQFSVFLARALDDSSPAFSNIDSAAYLALESVGENHEDFITSELVQFIYTESKNLSLPRSASDQWLLGESVEQEHSQPGDVVFFQGTYLMSGIYIDNGRFIIVTSEGISERNMETSDYWSNAYVGAKRYTEESLQPEPPDNDIVKEAKALIGSPYNEKGEDPEDGFSTGTFVHYVYQEATGSWLSKQPGGLYDAGEKISQDELQPGDVVFFEGSQGLIAGIYTGDRQFIIASSSGVKERHLDYHTYYDERYAGAVRYTDELLKKSNPATYQDHENPLIQEAVKYMGTPYVMTGSTLEGFDCSFFIQTVFQNALGVYLPRISYKQWEVGETILEAGTDINSMELDNHIKPGDVLYFSGTWQEGISHTAIYLGDDHVIHATGEEGETTISYMNGYWKEHFTGVKRFNDLTIPYDNEAILEASQLLGTEYELGGASPEEGFDTGGFVQYVYKKGLNIDLPRYGKEQWQEGTEISREEIERGDLMFFEGSSLIPAVYIGNNQIIVATQSYGVAVIDLTTSSYWPPRYEGSRTYERPQEEKIR; from the coding sequence ATGAAAGTTGGAAAGTATTTATTTTCTTTTTTTTTGGTTATTTTCATATATATGCCTGTTACATCAGCAGGTTCGAACCCTTTTTCTGATGTAACAGAAGACTTTTGGGCAGAGGAGGAAATTGAATTTTTAGCAGAAAAAGGCATTATTTCAGGTTACGATGATGGTACTTTTCGACCGAATGAATCTGTTATTCGCAGCCAGGCAGCTTCCATGATTGTTGAAGCATTAGGTTTAGACACAACTGACCGGCCGCCATCTGATTTTTCAGATATTGATGAAAACTTTCATGCTTATAAAATGGCTGCAACCGTTCAGGATGAAGGCATCATTACAGGGCGAGATGGAGCGTTTATGCCGAATGATACCCTGACAAGAGGACAGATGGCAGCAGTTTTGAATCGCTCTTTTGACTTCTCAAATGGACAAGTTTATTTTGCGGATATCAATGAAGATTATGTTTTTTATCAAGACATTGCAAATATTGCAAAAGCCCGTGTGACAACAGGGTATGAGAAAGGTAATACTTTCCGGCCGAATGGTAATACCACACGTGCTCAGTTTTCTGTCTTCCTTGCTCGTGCGTTGGACGATTCATCACCTGCTTTTTCTAATATTGATTCTGCTGCTTATTTAGCACTTGAAAGTGTCGGAGAAAATCATGAAGATTTTATTACCTCAGAACTTGTACAATTTATTTATACCGAATCAAAGAACCTTTCACTGCCGCGGTCTGCCAGTGATCAATGGCTCCTTGGCGAGAGTGTCGAACAGGAGCATTCACAGCCCGGGGATGTCGTGTTTTTTCAAGGCACCTACTTGATGTCGGGGATATATATCGATAACGGCCGGTTCATTATCGTAACAAGCGAAGGTATTTCCGAAAGAAACATGGAGACGAGCGATTACTGGTCTAACGCGTATGTTGGTGCCAAACGATACACAGAAGAAAGTCTGCAACCGGAGCCACCGGACAATGACATTGTCAAGGAGGCAAAAGCTCTCATTGGAAGTCCTTATAATGAGAAGGGCGAGGACCCTGAAGACGGATTTAGTACGGGCACCTTCGTACACTATGTGTATCAAGAGGCAACCGGGAGCTGGCTGTCTAAACAGCCTGGCGGATTGTATGATGCCGGAGAAAAAATCAGTCAGGACGAGCTGCAGCCAGGAGATGTCGTCTTTTTTGAAGGCAGTCAAGGATTGATTGCCGGTATTTACACGGGAGACCGCCAGTTTATTATCGCATCCTCCTCCGGAGTGAAAGAACGGCATTTAGATTATCACACGTATTATGATGAAAGGTATGCTGGGGCTGTCCGCTATACAGATGAATTATTGAAAAAATCCAATCCAGCCACCTATCAAGATCATGAAAATCCGTTGATACAAGAAGCAGTGAAGTATATGGGAACCCCGTATGTTATGACAGGCAGTACCCTCGAGGGGTTTGATTGTTCCTTTTTTATTCAAACCGTATTTCAAAATGCATTGGGGGTATATCTGCCGCGGATCAGTTACAAACAATGGGAGGTTGGCGAAACCATCTTAGAGGCCGGGACAGATATAAATTCTATGGAACTCGATAATCATATCAAACCGGGAGATGTTCTCTATTTTTCCGGAACATGGCAGGAAGGAATCTCTCATACCGCCATTTACCTCGGGGATGATCACGTCATCCATGCCACGGGAGAAGAAGGAGAAACAACCATTTCGTATATGAATGGGTATTGGAAGGAGCATTTTACCGGAGTAAAACGCTTTAATGATTTAACCATTCCATATGATAATGAAGCGATATTGGAAGCCTCTCAGCTTCTTGGTACGGAGTATGAGCTCGGAGGAGCTTCACCGGAAGAAGGTTTTGACACGGGCGGCTTCGTCCAGTATGTATACAAAAAAGGCTTGAATATTGATTTGCCGCGCTATGGAAAAGAGCAATGGCAGGAAGGGACTGAAATATCCAGAGAGGAAATTGAACGCGGAGACCTGATGTTCTTTGAAGGATCCAGTTTGATCCCTGCGGTGTATATCGGCAACAATCAAATTATTGTTGCCACCCAGTCTTATGGCGTAGCCGTTATCGACCTAACCACAAGCTCATATTGGCCCCCGCGATATGAGGGAAGCAGAACTTATGAAAGACCTCAGGAAGAAAAAATAAGGTAA
- a CDS encoding poly-gamma-glutamate hydrolase family protein produces MNSTKKWRCSLFITASLLLIPFSFLSEASTDYYDSYEDLAEHEVLNEDYEINYEELNSDISVLAIHGGGIEPGTSEVAKGVAQQVNYSYYLFEGIKPSNNLILHINSKDFDEPIGREMAQNSVSVLTIHGYHEDDSIAYLGGRNRDYKEKIRHSLQKRGFHVENAPDEIAGMSKKNIVNDNQLKKGVQLELTAGLRKTFFENDDWSRKNRENTTDVYDQFIDGLKEATESYNDTLK; encoded by the coding sequence ATGAATAGTACAAAAAAATGGCGGTGCTCTCTTTTCATTACTGCTTCTTTATTGTTGATACCATTTAGCTTTTTATCCGAAGCAAGCACCGATTACTACGATTCTTACGAAGACTTAGCAGAACATGAAGTGTTGAATGAAGATTATGAAATAAACTACGAAGAACTGAACAGCGATATATCCGTTCTCGCTATCCACGGCGGCGGGATTGAACCGGGAACTTCCGAAGTGGCAAAAGGGGTGGCCCAACAAGTAAATTACTCCTATTATTTATTTGAAGGGATAAAGCCATCGAACAACTTAATCTTGCATATTAACTCTAAGGACTTTGATGAACCGATAGGACGAGAAATGGCACAAAATTCTGTAAGCGTTTTAACCATTCATGGATATCATGAAGACGATTCCATTGCTTATTTAGGCGGGCGAAATCGAGATTATAAGGAAAAGATACGACACTCTCTTCAAAAGCGTGGCTTTCATGTTGAAAATGCACCAGATGAAATAGCAGGAATGAGCAAAAAAAACATCGTTAACGATAATCAGCTAAAAAAGGGTGTCCAGTTAGAATTAACTGCAGGATTACGTAAAACTTTTTTTGAAAACGATGACTGGTCGCGAAAAAACCGTGAAAACACCACTGACGTCTATGATCAATTTATTGACGGCCTAAAGGAAGCTACTGAGTCTTATAACGATACGCTTAAATAA
- a CDS encoding M14 family zinc carboxypeptidase has product MMRKTKETGIVTVLFLFLLATASLSESVMAHGKEDSELLKIESLTGHKEMASFLEDVDRKAEHISVEVIGESVKGRELHLVKVGNDLEDTNKPTVLFLTQQHGNEPLVTESALEVISQLSNDSNEVSNLMDQVNILIVPRLNPDGAEGDVDWDTSNLYRNGVQTRNNANGININRTHNSLSQPESRALHENVLQQYDIDYAIDFHHQIANRATDDGELVSGAMLYPTNDDVTEEVLENSKKIGAVLYEAIEPKDYSNLAYYDSDNTYTSIARNNLAANYGIPTLLYEGRGLSDSLNKVSILEQKYSDVQIEQAVEAMMAVIEAAADDSIETADTSIWESLPEQHTIESTECE; this is encoded by the coding sequence ATGATGAGGAAAACGAAAGAAACCGGTATCGTCACAGTATTGTTTTTATTTCTGTTGGCAACGGCATCCTTATCCGAGTCAGTAATGGCCCATGGTAAAGAAGATTCTGAACTTTTAAAAATCGAAAGTTTAACAGGACACAAAGAGATGGCTAGCTTTTTAGAGGACGTTGATCGAAAAGCAGAACACATTTCTGTAGAAGTAATCGGAGAATCTGTAAAAGGACGTGAACTTCATCTTGTGAAGGTTGGAAATGATCTTGAGGACACAAATAAACCAACCGTATTATTTTTAACTCAACAGCATGGTAATGAACCACTAGTTACGGAATCTGCTCTGGAGGTTATTAGCCAATTATCAAATGACAGTAATGAAGTAAGTAATTTGATGGACCAGGTAAACATTCTTATTGTCCCACGGTTAAATCCTGATGGCGCAGAAGGAGATGTAGATTGGGATACTTCTAATTTGTACAGAAACGGTGTACAAACTCGAAATAATGCTAATGGTATTAATATAAATCGAACCCATAACTCATTATCCCAACCTGAATCAAGGGCGCTGCACGAAAATGTCCTTCAACAATATGACATTGATTACGCCATTGATTTTCACCACCAAATTGCCAATCGAGCCACTGACGATGGAGAGCTTGTTTCTGGAGCAATGCTTTACCCGACAAATGACGATGTAACAGAAGAAGTGCTAGAAAATTCTAAAAAAATCGGAGCTGTTTTGTATGAAGCAATAGAACCTAAAGATTACAGTAATTTAGCATACTACGATAGCGACAACACGTATACTTCTATTGCCAGAAATAACCTTGCAGCGAATTACGGCATTCCAACGCTTCTTTATGAAGGTAGAGGATTATCTGATTCGCTGAATAAAGTTTCGATTTTAGAGCAGAAATATAGTGACGTTCAAATTGAACAAGCAGTAGAAGCTATGATGGCCGTTATAGAAGCAGCAGCTGACGATTCTATTGAAACGGCTGATACAAGTATTTGGGAATCTTTGCCTGAACAACATACTATAGAATCTACAGAATGTGAATAG
- a CDS encoding poly-gamma-glutamate hydrolase family protein, whose protein sequence is MADKYKNYEELADNEVEGEDYEIITSPNVLILAIHGGGIEPGTSELTEYVGKINNFSYYRFDGIKSTGNYDLHITATRFDEPKAVNMVSFSSRTVALHGYAETDIKHTYVGGLDEELIRLVKEELKSSGFSVSEAPDNADGTDPDNICNRNSIGKGVQIEISTAQRQAFFKNGDLSRSNRVNTVQEFYDYAYALSRAINRV, encoded by the coding sequence TTGGCAGATAAATACAAGAACTATGAAGAATTGGCTGACAATGAGGTTGAAGGAGAAGATTATGAAATTATAACCTCTCCCAATGTTCTTATTCTTGCTATACATGGAGGCGGGATTGAACCTGGAACCTCTGAATTAACAGAGTATGTGGGGAAAATTAATAATTTTTCATACTATCGATTTGATGGAATCAAATCAACTGGAAATTATGACCTTCATATTACGGCGACCCGTTTTGATGAACCGAAAGCTGTTAATATGGTATCATTCAGCTCTCGCACCGTTGCATTACACGGTTATGCAGAAACGGATATAAAGCATACGTATGTTGGAGGATTAGATGAAGAATTGATAAGACTCGTTAAAGAAGAATTAAAAAGTTCGGGGTTTTCGGTTAGTGAAGCGCCTGATAATGCCGACGGAACGGATCCTGATAACATTTGTAACAGGAATTCAATTGGAAAGGGAGTTCAAATAGAAATAAGCACAGCGCAGAGGCAAGCTTTTTTTAAAAACGGTGATCTTTCCAGGTCGAATCGGGTCAATACAGTACAAGAATTTTATGATTATGCTTATGCTCTAAGCAGGGCAATCAACAGAGTGTGA